A genomic stretch from Telopea speciosissima isolate NSW1024214 ecotype Mountain lineage chromosome 7, Tspe_v1, whole genome shotgun sequence includes:
- the LOC122666846 gene encoding cysteine proteinase inhibitor 6 isoform X1: MKLNRFNYRSSSVLLLLSIVVFFFAFCELGSCSDDNLIKMTTLGGVREVEGFQNSLEIDELGRFAVDEHNKKENKILEFSGVVKAKEQVVAGTLHYLTLEVVEAGKKVIYEAKVWVKPWMNFKELQDFKPASASASLTSSDLGAKQGHEPGMRAVPAHDPIVQDAANHAVKTIQQRSNSLAPYELLEVLVAKAEVIDEVAKLNLLLKVKRGSKEEKYNVEVHKTVEGSFHLNSMEQDSS, encoded by the exons ATGAAACTCAATCGCTTCAATTATCGTTCTTCGTCCGTTCTTCTTCTGCTATCTATTGTGGTTTTCTTCTTTGCGTTTTGTGAATTAGGGTCTTGCAGTGACGATAATCTGATCAAAATGACGACCTTGGGTGGGGTTCGTGAAGTTGAGGGGTTTCAGAACAGTTTGGAGATCGATGAACTCGGCCGTTTCGCTGTTGATGAACACAACAAGAAAGAA AATAAGATTCTTGAGTTTTCTGGGGTGGTGAAGGCGAAGGAACAGGTGGTTGCTGGTACTCTCCACTATCTCACTCTGGAGGTGGTTGAGGCTGGTAAGAAAGTGATCTATGAAGCCAAAGTCTGGGTAAAACCATGGATGAACTTCAAGGAGTTGCAGGACTTCAAGCCCGCTAGTGCTTCGGCTTCGTTAACTTCATCCGATCTTGGTGCTAAGCAAG GCCACGAGCCAGGAATGCGAGCAGTTCCTGCACATGATCCAATAGTCCAAGATGCAGCAAATCATGCTGTGAAGACCATCCAGCAGAGGTCCAACTCTCTGGCCCCTTATGAACTGCTCGAGGTTCTCGTTGCAAAGGCTGAG GTGATTGATGAAGTCGCCAAACTCAATTTGCTTCTCAAGGTGAAGAGGGGGAGCAAGGAAGAGAAGTACAATGTTGAAGTACATAAGACTGTTGAGGGTAGCTTCCATTTGAATAGCATGGAACAAGATTCCTCCTGA
- the LOC122666846 gene encoding cysteine proteinase inhibitor A isoform X2: MKLNRFNYRSSSVLLLLSIVVFFFAFCELGSCSDDNLIKMTTLGGVREVEGFQNSLEIDELGRFAVDEHNKKENKILEFSGVVKAKEQVVAGTLHYLTLEVVEAGKKVIYEAKVWVKPWMNFKELQDFKPASASASLTSSDLGAKQGD; encoded by the exons ATGAAACTCAATCGCTTCAATTATCGTTCTTCGTCCGTTCTTCTTCTGCTATCTATTGTGGTTTTCTTCTTTGCGTTTTGTGAATTAGGGTCTTGCAGTGACGATAATCTGATCAAAATGACGACCTTGGGTGGGGTTCGTGAAGTTGAGGGGTTTCAGAACAGTTTGGAGATCGATGAACTCGGCCGTTTCGCTGTTGATGAACACAACAAGAAAGAA AATAAGATTCTTGAGTTTTCTGGGGTGGTGAAGGCGAAGGAACAGGTGGTTGCTGGTACTCTCCACTATCTCACTCTGGAGGTGGTTGAGGCTGGTAAGAAAGTGATCTATGAAGCCAAAGTCTGGGTAAAACCATGGATGAACTTCAAGGAGTTGCAGGACTTCAAGCCCGCTAGTGCTTCGGCTTCGTTAACTTCATCCGATCTTGGTGCTAAGCAAG GTGATTGA
- the LOC122666847 gene encoding dolichol-phosphate mannose synthase subunit 2 → MELADRAVGLLLSLTSLSIFTYYTFWVVILPFVDTDHFIHKYFLPQEFAILIPVFAGVTLLCFLCVFIGLVMLKSKKKAA, encoded by the exons ATGGAACTGGCAGACAGGGCAGTGGGGCTTCTATTATCATTAACCAGTTTATCAATATTCACTTATTATACATTTTGGGTTGTCATCCTG CCATTTGTGGACACAGATCACTTTATCCACAAGTACTTCCTCCCTCAGGAGTTTGCTATACTGATACCCGTTTTTGCTGGTGTGACACTTTTGTGTTTCTTATGTGTCTTTATTGGGCTTGTGATGCTGAAGTCCAAAAAGAAGGCGGCTTGA
- the LOC122666848 gene encoding cytochrome P450 98A2-like codes for MALTQISPLIPIAIIFFFLSYKLYQRLRFKVPPGPRPWPIVGNLYDIKPVRFRCFADWAEIYGPIISVWFGSTLNVIVSNTELAKEVLKEKDQQLADRHRSRSAAKFSRDGQDLIWADYGPHYVKVRKVCTLELFTPKRLEALRPIREDEVTAMVESIFKDCTSPDKIGKGLVVKKYLGAVAFNNITRLAFGKRFVNREGIMDEQGLEFKGIVANGVKNGASLAMAEHIPWLRFLFPLEEEAFAKHAARRDRLTRAIMEEHTAAHNKSGHAREHFVDALLTLQHKYDLSEDTIIGLLWDMITAGMDTTAISVEWAMAELIKNPRVQEKAQEELDWVIGIKRVLTEADFSSLPYLQCVAKEALRLHPPTPLMLPHKANANVKLGGYDIPKGTNIHVNVWVVARDPAVWKEPSQFWPERFLEEDVDMKGHDFRLLPFGAGRRVCPAAQLGINLVTSMLGHLLHHFYWAPLDGVKPDDIDMSENPGIVTYMRAPLQAVPMPRLPTQLYKRVAADM; via the exons ATGGCTTTAACCCAGATCTCTCCTCTTATCCCTATAgccattattttcttcttcctctcttacaAGCTCTATCAACGTTTAAGATTTAAGGTTCCACCAGGGCCAAGACCATGGCCAATCGTCGGAAACCTTTACGACATAAAACCGGTGAGATTCCGATGTTTCGCCGATTGGGCAGAGATTTATGGACCAATCatatcggtttggtttggttcgacCTTAAATGTGATAGTATCCAATACAGAATTGGCTAAAGAAGTTCTGAAGGAGAAAGATCAACAATTAGCAGATCGACACAGGAGTAGATCTGCAGCTAAGTTTAGCAGAGATGGACAAGATCTTATTTGGGCTGATTATGGACCCCACTATGTTAAAGTCAGGAAGGTTTGTACTCTTGAGCTTTTTACTCCTAAGAGACTTGAAGCTCTTAGACCCATTAGAGAAGATGAAGTTACTGCCATGGTTGAATCCATCTTCAAAGACTGCACCTCTCCTG ATAAGATTGGGAAGGGTTTGgttgtgaagaagtacttgggAGCAGTAGCATTTAACAACATAACAAGGCTTGCTTTTGGAAAGCGTTTTGTGAATAGAGAAGGTATAATGGATGAGCAAGGTTTAGAGTTCAAGGGAATAGTAGCTAACGGAGTGAAGAATGGAGCATCACTTGCCATGGCAGAACACATCCCATGGCTCCGATTTCTTTTCCcactagaagaagaagcattTGCTAAGCATGCGGCTCGAAGAGATCGACTTACTAGAGCTATCATGGAAGAGCACACGGCTGCCCATAATAAGAGTGGCCACGCGAGGGAACATTTTGTTGATGCACTCCTCACTCTTCAACACAAATATGATCTCAGTGAAGACACCATCATTGGTCTTCTTTGG GATATGATAACTGCAGGAATGGACACAACTGCAATCTCAGTTGAATGGGCTATGGCAGAGCTGATAAAGAACCCAAGGGTCCAAGAGAAGGCCCAAGAGGAACTTGATTGGGTTATCGGAATCAAAAGGGTGTTGACGGAGGCCGACTTCTCCAGCCTCCCTTACCTCCAATGTGTGGCTAAGGAGGCTCTAAGATTGCATCCTCCAACTCCACTAATGCTTCCCCATAAAGCCAATGCCAATGTCAAGCTTGGTGGCTATGATATTCCTAAGGGAACCAACATTCATGTTAATGTTTGGGTTGTTGCTCGAGACCCGGCCGTATGGAAGGAACCATCGCAATTCTGGCCAGAGCGATTCCTTGAGGAGGATGTCGACATGAAGGGTCATGATTTCCGGCTACTACCATTTGGGGCAGGTCGACGGGTATGTCCCGCGGCACAATTGGGCATCAACCTAGTGACATCTATGTTGGGTCACTTGTTGCACCATTTCTATTGGGCTCCTCTCGATGGGGTTAAGCCAGATGATATCGATATGTCGGAGAACCCGGGTATAGTCACCTACATGAGGGCCCCCTTACAAGCTGTCCCTATGCCAAGGTTGCCAACACAACTGTACAAACGTGTGGCTGCGGATATGTAA